Below is a window of Epinephelus fuscoguttatus linkage group LG12, E.fuscoguttatus.final_Chr_v1 DNA.
CCCTGCTGGTGTGCCTCGATGCTACACAAAATGAAACTACTAAACCCGATTGTACAATAAAATTACAGTTAACATTTAGTGGGGGTATTGTTATATAAcaataaacatcaaaatatcTCACAGTGAcgcaaaataaacacaaaacaaacaaacaaccttGTACGGTCTGTACAGTGACCACTCCGAGTCGCTGGGGGCGCTGTTCCCTGAcctttagcttagcatacagtACCTCTTTAATGACGTAGCGAAAAATGATACAAATCTCAGAGAGGTATCGGCGACTGCTCGGGTTCAGTAGGAATGGGTAACTCAGACTGTGCTATTCATCCAAACTCTCTACCAACGTTTTTATTATTGATATCTTGTATATTAGGTCTGTCACTCGGCTCGGAGCTGAATTTTGTGACATGCGGGTCTGTCCTTAAACTGTTGAATATAAAGCACAATGTGAGACTACACTCGCACGACGTACGCTACGGGTCCGGTGAGTTGCCTTTCATTAAACGATTGTTAAGCATTAATAACAGTGTTTTTCATCAACGTGAACTTATTTTACCACCACTTACCGCTGTAATTAATATCATATTGTTGACAGCAAATTGGAAATGATTGGAATCTATGTGCAAAGGTTGACAGTGTCAGTTTGACATGTAATTCACGTTGACTCCATTATGTGTACACTCACAGTGCCACATAACAAAGATTGGTGACATAAAACCTCTTTTAGGTGATATTTACAAAGCACATATTTACTCAAGTGATAAGAAATTGAGACGGTGGCTTTATatggtgaaaacatgaatgtttgAATTTTCCTTAGTAAAGCATACTAGTTGTTTTACCTTAAACTAGCCCTTAAGTCAAACAAATTACTTAACCTCCTCATATTCACAAAATCTAAAGAGGACCAAGGCAGAGTAATAGTTTTGTATTTATCTTtagattttattaattttttttatttttcatctttgttgtcaaattcagtttagtttttgttaGTTTCCAGTGTGGGTTTGATAGTTTCAGTTAaatttgtattaaaaatattaagttTTAGTGTGAGCAATTGACTCACAGTCATGTAGACATCACAGTCTCATTAAACATATACACCCAGGCCTCCTCATGCTTGTTGTGCCAACAAATTTGATCAAATTGTCCGAGTAAAACTTAAGAtatttcctgtgttttgtgtcatttgttagttgttgttttttttaacacacagCATTGTTTCAGTTagttgttgtcttttttctaaattctagtttttatatttgttttggtgaggtgaaatgtgtttttcccaCACCTAGTTAAGTTTTAGATAACTATAATAACCTTAGTTCAAGGCAAATATGCAgttgcagttgttgttgttgttgttgcatggCTCTGGCCCCCAAAGTTGAGCTGTTGCCAACATGAGTCCTTGGGTTCAAAGTCAAACCCAATTCAACAACCACCACTTCAACTATGTTACTACTACATGTTTTTAACAGACcttcataaaataaacaaatttagtTGTTTTTGCTGACAGCCTTAAACTTCCTTGATTAAATTTAGCCAAAATCCTAGTTTGATTGCTCACTGTCCCCAGGTTTGTTTACTTAGCGTATCTCTGGTAACAGTCTTCTGCTCACGGTGTGtgctcatgtctgtgtgtgtgtgacaggtagCGGGCAGCAGTCTGTAACAGGTGTGACTGCAGTAGAGGACAGTAACAGCTACTGGAGTGTCCGTGGGACAGGTGACGCAGTGTGCCATCGGGGAACCCCGGTCAAGTGTGGGCAGACGATCCGCCTCACTCATGTCAACACAGGCCGTAACCTGCACAGCCACTACTTCGCCTCCCCACTGTCCTCTAACCAGGTGGGTGGTGTGAGAAGAACATGGGGAAAGAGGAGAGATTTGGTGATATATTAAGAACAATCTCATGGGCTCCCTGTATTGGGAAAGGATATTAACGCCGAAAAAAGATGGAATTGATATTTCCAGCCTAATTCAAAAAAGCTGATGATGAAAATTTTGTGAAATGTCTGATAATTCACTTCTATCCTGCCAAGTTAGAGCCACTGAGAGATTAATTGCAGTAACATTACTAAACGTTGATGTAAAATACCAAGAGACTGATGCTCACATTTACTGAAACCTAGACCAACATTTTGAGATGGATCTCAGTTGACAGCAGCTTTTGCACTTTAGGAAACGCACGGAGCTCTCCGGGAAAACAGCCTCGGGTCAGCTAAAACCTCTCCAGTACTGAAGAAGTGTGAAAACAATGTCTAGCCAATGTGTAATAGGGTTGGAAGATGTGTACCGTGTGATTACAGAAATTTGTTAACTGTCAGACATTTTGATAGTGTTTATGCCAAGGTAGTTATTCCTTTAAGGTGCCTGGGTGTATTGGATGATTGTGGAAAACGCTGTAAATCAGTAAACAGGTCTGCTTTGTGGCATGTTTTGATTTACAGGATTGTTGCATCAATGTGATGAAGTTCCTTAACAGATAGGTTTGGGCAGAACATAGACATGCCTGCCTGTTTTTCTATAAAGATGTTTATGCGCATAACCCATAATAACTGTGCTATATGCACTGAAGCCTGTCTGGCCACCCTTGTTCACTCACAAAGTCTGATACATTAGTGTCAGTGGTATCAGTACAACCTTCACTGGAGACTAAAGGGTGTACAAGAGCCAGTGAAAAGCCAGACTGTGTTTGACAAAACCAAACATGTCTTAATGTTTACTGTGTTGGAATATCTAGCTCGGTAAATAATTGGGTCTGTAAAAGTTATTTTACAAATGACTGTTGTATAAAAATGAAAGTCAGCTGGAGGTTCCAgttcagcagcagaaaaaatGTAAAGGACAGAAGCAaggtaaaatattaaaaatcaaacatatgGATAGATTTATGTTTGGAAAGTAAAAGGATTGTAAAATGGATCCAAAAGACTCTTGCAAAAGCAAGATAGctcatcctctcctcttttctttgtcttctgaTCTCTTTCTCACTTGTCCATAGGAGGTGAGTGCATTTGGCGATGAAGGGGAAGGAGACCACCTGGACGAGTGGACAGTTCAATGTGGGGGCTCTGTTTGGAAGCGCGAGGAGGCCGTCCGCTTCCGTCACAAGGCCACTGATGCACTGCTGTCAGTGACAGGGGAGCAGTACGGACGGCCGATCCACGGTCAGAGTGAAGTTCATGCCATGTCGAGCCCCAGCCAGCACAGCCTGTGGAAAGCCATGGAGGGCATCTTTATGAAACCCAGTGAGAACCCAGCGGGTAGCCGAGACTacagtcacatacacacagagttctgaacttttcctctctgcttctGTCACCTCCCATTGTCCTCTCTGTCCACCTCTGTATTCCTACCTCTGTCCCCAATTACGCCTGTACCAGCAACCCTCTGtctcatttttctctctcatcaTCTTTTAACTGTCATCTTTTGAGGAGACCGTGCCAAAGTCTGTCATGGATCAAGGTGCAATGACTTCACCTTATCAATCCAACCTCTGTcacatttattgtgttttagGAAACACTACTTGAATCCTCAGAGACCCAGCAGCTACACTCAGAGAGCTAACAACATTTGAATAGTGTTATAGTTTGCCTTGATGGGTACAAGAAGACATAAAGGTATCAAAGATGCTCTTTTACTGTACAACGACTAATGTTTATCACAGTTTGTGATGCTTTACATCCTCTCAGctgttatttattgttaaatAACTGACATCAGCagtcacaacacaacacagaagGCAGCGCAGGTCTCGTGAGTCGCGTGTTTTATTGgactaacaaaaaaaatatattgttacACTTGTGCCTTTATCCTTTTTTAAACTTAGTAGGTGTTTACATTGTGGAGCCTTTTAAACTTTTGGAAACATAagacttttattgtgtttttatggtatttGTAAGCCATATTGTACTCAATGGATAAGCAGTGTTACCAGGGTAAATTACTATTTTCTCCCTTTAAGTCAGATTCAGTGTAAATGATCCAGCACTAACTGACATAAGAGAACAAGCAGTTTTGTCTGTggaggtgtttttatttttatgttcatTGTTGAGCTGGATGCTGTTTATTGTTTGATCAGTTTCCAGGTGTTTGGAGTAAGTACAGTGTTTTGTATTCATGCTGTCTGTGCATGCTTATGTGTTAGATCAACGCATTGTTTCAGAGGTTCATGTGAGCAACAGACATGCAATGGAGACCTCATATTAAAGTGATTTTTATGCATACCAGCATCAGTATGActatttgattttgttttttttacttttccatCTGGTTACAATGACAGTTAAGATGATCTGGGGACTCTTCACAGGTGGTTCTTTCTGCATGATGACTTGAAATTAATTATTGATGTCACCAGTAGGGCTTGGTATCGCTGAAAAAATGACAATATCTGTACCAGTACCAGTTCCCTTAAAATGATACCAATACAATTATTTCCCagatctgggtacaaaaagaATTGAATACACCTatcatttgactggagaagtttctaTATTACTTGGTGCCGGGTTATTTCAGATgacaccttaaagggatagttaagATCTTTTGAAGTAGGGTTTCATAAGGTGCTtacacacagtcagtgtattcCCTACAGtcgatgtcagtcagcacgccctcaggttggagaagcaggcaggagtccgACATgaaagcaatgcactgctgtggagaGGTCAGCGACAAAATGGGTTCCCCCtaagtaaaaatcaatatcagtttcaAGTGTATGctttatttagaatattttcacccctttacctttctgtcacaCAGTGATCTCTGATGGAGAACTGAGGCCATTATGTCAAAGTCAAACTccagtgagaaaaacagtgattcaACATCACTGAACTGCTGGTCTACtcctgcctcaatcagttagtctGATGGCGTCGTTGTGTGACTCTGGCATTTAAAAGGTTTAGTTCAGattcatcaaagtcacacaataacaaaactTACTGACTGATCTAGGCagcagtggaccagcagctcctgtgctctGCAAGccaaaaatactgtttttgtcaatggagtctggctttgacgagagcaaaGGTGGCGAACTGAAGTCGTTACCAGCTTTCCCGTCAGAACAGTTTGTCTGACAGCAGGTATAGCATACACCTAAACTTTTATATATCATTTTAGCTGGGACTTTTTTTTGGTggataaattacattttgcagctgcccccatccacagtagtacattgcttagcttctgtgttggCACTCCTGATGGCTCTCTAAACTGCTGTAGTGTCGACTTCTgtctactgtaggtaacacactgactatggataagtaccctatataaccccacttaaaaaaaatccagtataGTACAAATACCCAGTGCTAGTCACCAATGACTCTCCTTACACTGCATTCCTAATTTACCAACATTAATTATGAGATAAACGCAGCCCAAAACAGTATAGAcagaaaatgtagttttttccctttttttgtttttaacgtATCCCTGTACTTGATCATTCATACAGTGATTAAGCAAGTAGTAATCACTTTATAAAGTCCAACCCTTTAATTTTACCCACAAAGATGAGACCACACTAAAGGATCTGCACGTAAGGCACACTGTTAATGTCTGCCTGGGCCATTACATTTCACATAATGCCTTGTTTGTCCACATAATGGCATGTTTTGGTTCATTATCTGGCGGTTAATGGGGTTTGAGTGCATCTGCTATGAGGCTATTTTCCCTTGTGTTTGACCTGCGCTCCTTAATTATCATGATTTAGAGTGAGTGCTGATGCCAGCACTGCTCCACAGGACTCCCTTTTCTGACACATGTTGACAAACGTGCAaattcacctccagccatcacATACTGCACCCAGCTAAATTGAATTTTAAGATGCAGATCTCAATGGTAACCTTTGTGTGCACGTCCGTCACACCCGCCAAGGTCAGTCAGTTGTGTTTGTAGTGCTACACGACCTGCATGTATTGTGTGAAGGTGATGTCAGAGCAGTGAGCTTTCTGCACTTGAAGAGGCTGCTCTTTTGACTCACAGCTCCTTTATGCACGCTCTGGTACCTGCATGGGGAAACGGCAGTAAAGGGCGCTCAGTGAAAGCCATGCTGTGTTGTCATTCTATTTTTAGAGTTAGTATTTAAAATGACACAGCGAGGATGATAGCAAGTGACAAGTAAAGCAACAAGCCTACTTCCTACTGACTTTTACAGTACAGTGAAAATGGTTCTGCTCATCTGCTTATTGAGAGCCAAAAGATATGCAATTAAGTTGCCttatttaaagggtcagttcacccccaaatcaaaaatatatatatttcccattactttttgtggtatttatcagtctagattgttttggtgtgagttgccacgTGTTGAAAATATCGACtgcagagatgtctgtcttctctccaatataatggaactcgGTGGCACTCAGcgtgtggtgctcaaagcgctccagaaatcatgacctggttacatATCTaatataatccacagactttgttgtgggcagtttcatgtaggaactattttctctctaatAAACTAAACCTGCCAAACATATCacagcgcagaaggaagcatgcaatGCTagttcacctagcaccactgagctagctaacattaggaAGAAAATTTGCATCTTCTCATGGACAAGAGTCAGCATGTAAACATTTATGGCActaagctgtaatgttagctatctcagtggtgctagcagtagatgcatgattccttctgcacggtgatacggTTAGCAGTTGTGCTTTGGtagaaaggaaatagttcctacataaaactgctcacaacaaaatctgtggattatgttgagtaaccaggtcatgatttctggagcactttgagcaccacacgCTGAGTGCCACCGAGTAGGCCGACGGGGTAGTTAGCCATGCCCTTGTTCCCTCGTCACAAACCCTATGTGATTTTTCTGTTGGATTTTGGATGATTACAGAAAATTCAAGAGTAGGGTATTTGCAGACATCTGTTGTAGACCAAAAGGTGAgcgtctcttaagcttgtgttactATTTCAGGCAtttaaccaaaaacccactggCTTTGAGACAAGGTACTGGGAGCGCAAAAATGCTtactgggttttaggactcattcttgGGGCATCCTATATATTTCTTTTGGCActtttagcaccacaagctgagtgccgcCATTTCCATTATATTGTAGTGGAGGCAGACATCTTAATAGCCGATATCTCCAAtgctcggcaactcacaccaaaacaatttgaTTGATAAATTGCACTATAGTtacaaggaaaaatatgtatttttttgattttggggtgaactgcccctttaagaaTGTTTTACCTTTTTTGTGTTACTGGGTAATATTGTTTTGTCATCATTATAATATTGCTGGTGTGAGGCAAAATTTGAATTATTTCAGAATCCCAAACaaacatcacaaacaaacatatttcaCAAGTAAACACAGATGCCTCTTATTTTCTATCAAAACAAGGTTTTATTGCATAAACATAtatggatatatatttttttttagattaaacaGATTAAACttgttatttgcatttttaaatatccattCAGTTGGCGACTattgctgttttctttctccttttctaaGCAGCATGCCAAGGTTGTAGTACATAtctgtgtttagtttttatctCTATACAATCTACAaggtaaaaacatgttttggtaaaaacaaatctcaaaagcaactttcaaaaacatgaaaatcatGAACTGATTCCGTCCTGTTACAGATGTACAGTATAATAATGTAAACTtcaaaagtgttgataaaaggTCTTTCAAACGAGTTCCCCTTACATAGCCATGCAAGGATGTCTGAATGGCACAATTATTAGAGAATTGTAAAGATAAAGTGGTCTATGCTGGTTTCAAAAGGACCATGACGCTATTAGACAAAGGTGAAAACATGGTCCATTGGTCAAATGTCAATGTGCTGAGAATATCAAAGACATAAACTGACTCACGAGGATAAGTGTAGCATACATTATACAGCAGTTTATACAGGACTATGAGGCAGTGAGAACATTCCATAAAAACCTAATGTGactaaaacacacaatatatcGTAATCAGTGTCAATTTAACCATCCACAGTGAGGCCTACAGACTCTACCCTAGAGGACGTGAAacagagatgatgatgatgacgatgatgatgatgtgacctTGTATTTGCATATTTATGAAAATGCCCTCTCCTGCACTCTGGTTTGATTAATAGCTGGTAGAAACTAGAAAAAATGGCTATTACAGTATAAACTGGAAAGTCAAATATGTGACAGTAGTACATACATACCTACATTTAAACCAAGGCTGTGCCACCACAAAGAAAGATTAAATGGATTCCCCTGTCTGTCAAAGACACGAAAATCTAAACAACAACATGCATACTGATTTACAGTATAATACATTTTTGCTGTGATACTTGATCTTACAAagctattttttaatttcaaaagaAAGCCCTCTCCCTATCATATTTTAAACTCACATGGCTGCACGTTAGTTTGATTGAAATATTTAGTTTTGCTTTCATTTGAGGACAAATAATCGCTTCAAGGTAGGAATGAGAACAAACCACGCTCTGAGCCAATGAAGTCCAAGGGGAGCACCATGCAATTTAGGGATCCACATATGTCGCTGTTATGGCATATAACATTGCAATGAGTAGTATGAACACCAACGAGTGTATTTCAAAGACGGCATCAACATAGGCATGGGggggattatgagacaatgggcccctgggcacagatatacaAAACCACCACCTGTCCTTCACtggagcaagacacagactttgtggtggttttgcctcctcttttttttttattgt
It encodes the following:
- the sdf2 gene encoding stromal cell-derived factor 2, which codes for MGNSDCAIHPNSLPTFLLLISCILGLSLGSELNFVTCGSVLKLLNIKHNVRLHSHDVRYGSGSGQQSVTGVTAVEDSNSYWSVRGTGDAVCHRGTPVKCGQTIRLTHVNTGRNLHSHYFASPLSSNQEVSAFGDEGEGDHLDEWTVQCGGSVWKREEAVRFRHKATDALLSVTGEQYGRPIHGQSEVHAMSSPSQHSLWKAMEGIFMKPSENPAGSRDYSHIHTEF